A single genomic interval of Lathyrus oleraceus cultivar Zhongwan6 chromosome 7, CAAS_Psat_ZW6_1.0, whole genome shotgun sequence harbors:
- the LOC127100524 gene encoding F-box protein SKIP14, producing MALNFSHRSFFPGGMAEDNLVSPMRMGNGYRVDGIPEMSGGGSGGDGFGNGWCDVDNCFDYGNDRCDRGGVSATQDSVSNDIIDRLPTDPFGMGIGTTFTAITGWLEDLDFEYGGYGGYGGDEIGTSGENYPLFAGLNFIWNNAVRFHTFPQWGNVGMEENRFQGVSGFSEYSQREVGEASCSFSAESSRDMDGVMGFGFDYKDVAVAGVSGDMNMNDVNCHAGDEHSPHPAIIYSLPYLGLSGLLAVERVCKYLHFTVRTDTLLWKSIHVDQPLNERITDDVLLELTSRAQGKLECLSLVECSRITDDGLRRVLEVNPKIIKLSVPGCTRLSIEGIVGMLKAYKNSLGAQGVKHLHIGGLYGVTPKHFEEIKLLLSTDSQQQEQSHTDSQLQGHSRADSQLKKLSNKPHFYCRWNLYLPCDDNRSIDIELCPRCENLRLVYDCPAEGCQGVVGHASQVCRACTLCIPRCSQCGRCINDGEYEETFCLELLCSNCSHHLSKLLGKTDGKVGLIRPSSP from the exons ATGGCATTGAATTTCTCTCATCGTTCTTTTTTTCCTGGTGGTATGGCGGAGGATAATTTGGTTTCTCCGATGAGAATGGGGAATGGGTACCGGGTGGATGGTATTCCTGAGATGAGTGGTGGTGGTAGCGGTGGTGACGGATTTGGTAATGGTTGGTGCGATGTTGATAATTGTTTTGATTATGGAAATGATAGATGTGATAGAGGGGGTGTTAGTGCCACTCAGGATTCTGTTTCTAATGATATTATTGATCGTTTGCCTACAGATCCTTTTGGCATGGGGATTGGTACTACCTTCACAGCCATCACTGGATGGCTGGAGGATTTGGATTTCGAATATGGTGGATATGGTGGGTATGGTGGGGATGAGATTGGTACGAGTGGTGAGAATTACCCTTTGTTTGCTGGGTTGAATTTCATTTGGAACAATGCTGTGAGGTTCCACACGTTTCCCCAGTGGGGAAATGTGGGCATGGAGGAGAATAGATTTCAAGGGGTGAGTGGATTCTCTGAGTATTCTCAGAGAGAAGTTGGAGAAGCTTCCTGCAGCTTTAGTGCCGAATCTTCTCGTGACATGGATGGCGTAATGGGTTTTGGTTTTGATTATAAAGACGTGGCTGTTGCTGGCGTGTCGGGTGACATGAACATGAATGATGTGAATTGTCATGCAGGAGATGAACACTCTCCTCATCCAGCTATAATCTATTCTCTCCCCTATTTGGGTTTGTCTGGTCTTCTTGCTGTTGAGAGAGTATGTAAATATCTGCATTTTACTGTTCGAACGGATACACTTCTGTGGAAAAGTATCCATGTTGACCAGCCTTTAAATGAAAGGATCACTGATGATGTTCTTTTGGAATTAACCAGTAGGGCTCAAGGTAAACTTGAGTGTCTGAGTTTGGTGGAGTGTTCTAGGATAACTGATGATGGTCTAAGGCGTGTTCTTGAAGTCAATCCCAAAATAATCAAG TTGAGTGTTCCCGGATGTACAAGATTAAGTATTGAAGGTATTGTGGGTATGTTAAAAGCTTACAAAAACTCTCTGGGTGCACAAGGGGTGAAGCATTTACACATAGGCGGCCTTTATGGTGTTACACCAAAGCATTTTGAAGAAATAAAGCTCTTATTGAGCACTGACAGTCAACAACAGGAGCAATCTCATACTGACAGTCAACTGCAGGGGCATTCCCGCGCTGACAGTCAACTGAAGAAGCTTTCCAACAAACCGCATTTCTATTGCCGTTGGAATTTGTATCTGCCCTGCGATGATAATCGGTCCATAGACATTGAACTTTGTCCTCGATGTGAGAATTTAAGGCTTGTGTATGATTGTCCAGCAGAAGGCTGTCAGGGGGTGGTGGGGCATGCGTCTCAGGTGTGTCGGGCTTGCACGCTTTGCATACCTCGATGTAGTCAGTGTGGCCGGTGCATCAATGACGGCGAGTATGAAGAAACATTTTGTCTGGAATTGCTTTGCTCTAATTGTTCTCATCATTTGTCCAAATTGCTAGGAAAGACGGATGGAAAGGTTGGGCTAATCAGGCCAAGTTCTCCCTAA